Within Hypanus sabinus isolate sHypSab1 chromosome X2 unlocalized genomic scaffold, sHypSab1.hap1 SUPER_X2_unloc_21, whole genome shotgun sequence, the genomic segment ACAAATATAGAAGGTTCCTTCCTTTCCACTGTCTGCAGTTATGCAAAACCTCCACTGTCACCTCTATTAGTCTAGCAGCTTCTAATGGTGTCTTCTGTAAATCACCCCGTGTCCCCTGGGCGGGTGCCTGTTCCTCCGGCAGGGCTGAAGGGAAAGCTGAAGTTAGACAGAGAAGGGTTAGCTTCCCCTCCTCCGTTTCATATAAACCATGAGCTATCCTGTCTGCTGAATGCACTGGAAAAGTTTCCGAGAATCATCTCCCATTCACAGCTCCAGCACTCAATTGGGCCACGTCAAAGGGACAGAATACCGTGTCATACACGCCCCACACCCCCGGCTCTGGTGTGTCCTGCAGTCCCTCCATTACTACAGGCGCCATTGGGGCACTGGGTGTTGAAGTTTCCACCCACTCTGGGAAAAACCTGCTGGGAGGCGGGCCACTTCCCCAATAATCCTGGCTTTGAGACTGTTAGTCCCggagtgcagggacaaaggatggCAGACGTGGCTGTTCCTCATGGAGATCGACTGTAGAGGGTTCCCGGCACGGCCATCATGGAGGTTGCTGTCTgtgctgggccttgatgaaaaaAGCACGAAGCAAGCAGCTGtcaggatgggggaggaagcagaaagagcccCTGACTGGGTATGGAGCTGGAGAGAGGGGTTGAGCTGGAGGTCAGGAACagatgggcagtgacttggccCTCACTTCAGATCCACCAGCTGTACAGTGTAGGGGTAAAGGGTTGAAACACTCTGTGAAAGTTGGGCACTACCTGACCATATCTGCCCCTGGACAAAGGCTACGATTACCTCATCAGGTGACTGAAGAGAGCAACCCGGTGTGTGATACAAGCGTCTCTTCGTACGTTAAATCACCCCAATCTGCATCACCATCATCGTCAGTCCTCGCACATATCACTCCTCTCCGAGCTGAGAGTTCACTTTGCAGATTTTCCATCTGGTTTAAACACTTGCGATCAGCGCAGCCTTTCTTCTCAGCTGCCGATTTCTTCATGACATTCGTAACAGCCGTAAATCCCGACCCTGACTTTTCATTTCTCTAATTCTGTATCCGCCTGTTTATACTCCTCTTCAGTTTTCTCATTTTCTCTTCTTAACGCTTCACACGGAGCCTGAAACTGACTCATGTGGATCAAATTCACCTGATCCTGCTCCCTCAGAATTTCTAACTCTTCCCTATACTTACACAATTTCTCTGCCAatttcagttttttctctctttaCTTCAATTAGATCATCCAACAAACATCACATTACAACATTTTTAATCccttgtaattttttaaatttattttcactAACTATTTTTCACAATTCTTCCTCCACAGTCCCGGACCCTTGGCTGTCAAACTTTTCTAAGCAGGCCTCATAATTTGACCATTTCCTTAATAATTAACGATGAAAGTAATCTCTGAAATCCTCTGAATCCCTgggttctgcctgtcctttccattTCACAGTTTAATATCCTAACCTACTGTGTGGTTCAACTCGTCACCAGGGTCCCAgaccacttttctttcttttcctttgcaCCCAGGGCGCGAAAATATGTTCACCGTTCATCaactggaatcagttcggaaacTCACCAGGCAAATCGTAATTAATCACAGCTCGCATTTTATTTTTCCTACACAAACAACAAAGTAACTACGTTGACCCCAGGCTAACAACTTAAAACATGAATTCCACTGCTCCCTCTGTACTAATACACACCCTGACCACTTCTCAAATTCACAACACTGGAACAGGGGATCCCACTGCATCCAAATGATCCAtcatttcttctccagccccttccttGGGGGATCTTCCTTGTGATAGTTCGTCTCAAGAGTTATCACACCTTTGCATTTGAAACTCTTTACTTGTTTTGAAACAAGCCTAATTTGAAACATTTGAAACAACTCTTATCAGTTCAGAGGACGCATCTCATTCTTGTTGGCTGAAGTCCATCAGGCTGCTGACTAACAGATTTACACAACTTCATGCCAAAGGTAATTTCTTTTGTTCTCCTCCACTATGGTTCCAAACAGACAAACTGTGTCGCTCAGACTCTCAGCAGAAATATCGAGATTCCTTCTGCAGAACTGCCACTGTACGTAATACACACCTTATCTCAGAGTGACTTCAGGTTCAGAGATAACgagattacttctgcaaacctgATAGTGTACATAATGCACAGATTATGTGAGAGTGATTTCAGGCTTACAATGGGAATACCAGTAACTTCTTGTGTAAAGTTGATCTGATCAGGTTATCCCACAGCaatcagttcacaaaatgggggttaaagagcagcttcacaaaatggcagcctctattCCTTCGACCTCATGGCAAAAACACAGACAATTGATCACTCTACTTCCACTGTCATTGACCCATTCACGTTCGATGTTTTCTTGCATATGTTAATTCATTCAGACAGTGGTGTATTTTGGTGCAGAGCAGTCAGGATGGGATGCTCCTCCAGtcagatgtgggaactctggacaTCGGACAGTTTTCCGATGACTATttgcaggaagtgcacccaatcACAGCGCCGGACTGACTGGTTCAGggagttggatgtactcaggatcattcgggagcctgaagatactatCAATGAAACATCTGAAGAGATGGCCACACCCAGAGTACAAGCTTCGGACAGGAGAAGCGTGACCACCAGCAGAGGTAAGGGTCATTAGGAAGACAGTGCAGGGCTGTCCTGTGGGCATTCTCCTCAGCAGAACACCTTGTTGGATACTGCTCGGTGGGTGGGGAGTTGATCCATTGGGGCATGGAAGCAACAGAAAGGCCGGCAGCACTGCCCACTCTGAAGCTTAATAGGGAAGTGTAAATTTTGGCCTTGTGGCAGTTATAAGAGATGATATTCTGGGgagagaaaggagattctgtaggTGTGGACAGGATTTAAATTAGAACTGATTTCTGCGTCACAGATCCAAaccattaaactccagtcccattaaacgtGAACATTAGCCGAGGATTACCTCCCACGCCCAGTGACCAGAGTGCAGAACTGGGTTTGTTAAACAGCAGCAGTAATTGCCGAGTTCGGCACCAACAGTCACTTTTGAACTTGATTCAGCAactgtgatggtgaaatatcCAGCCTGTAGCCTGTCGCCTGTTTAAAcagtttccccagtgtgaactcggtagtgcgtcacaaggtgggatgactgagagaatctcttcccacattgggagcaggaaaatggcctttctccagtgtggactcgtcggtgtgtctgtaagtcggatgactgactgaatctctttccacaaTCAGAACAGGCgtacggtctctccccagtgtgaatacgCTGATGTAtcatcagttgagatgactgaataAATCcccttccacagtctgagcaggtgaacggtctctccccagtgtggactcgttgatgcaccttcagttgatatgaccgaataaaccctttcccacagtctgagcagatgaacagcctctccccagtgtgaattcgctgatgtgtcTTCAGTTCAACTGACCGagtaaatgccttcccacagtctgagcaggtgaacggcctctctccagtgtggactcgctggtgcacctgcaggtcagataaatgaataaatctcttcccacattcagagcaggaaaatggcctctccccagtgtgaatccgCTGATGTACCATCACttgagatgaccgagtaaatgccttcccacagtctgaacaggtgaacggcctctctccagtatgaactcgctggtgagcctgtAGCCTGGATGAGTCagtgaatttcttcccacagtctgagcaggtgaacggcctctccccagtgtgaattctctgatgcaccttcagtacagatgaatgagtgaatcctttcccacagtctgagcaggtgaatggcctctctgtggtgtgaattcgctgatgttccttcagtacagaagactgagtgaatcctttcccacagactgagcaggtgaacggtctctccccagtgtgagttcgctgatgtaccttcagttgagatgaccgaataaaccctttcccacagtctgaacaggtgaatggcctctccccagtgtgagttcgctgatgtatcttcagttcagatgaccaagtgaatcccttcccacagtctgagcaggcgaatggcttctccccagtgtgaagtgaCTGGTGTCTCCGCAGTtgcgatgactgagtgaatcccttcccacagtctgagcaggtgaacggcttctcaccagtgtgaactcgctggtgtgtcagtaggcaggatgaccgagtgaatcccttcccacaatcagcGCAGGTGAACGacatcttatcagtgtgaactcgctgttgTGCATGCAGGTGAGATGAGTGAGtgaagagtgaatcccttcccacagttcttTGTCAATTCATAAGTCAAATATCAGATGTAGTAAACCCCTTGCACAATCAATGtagttgaagaactgatctccagtgaacaaatgctggtgtgttctcagttccccggttccagtggatttcagtgagttacaacagaaaacttcatttcagaCACAAAGCACTTTTCCAGCTGTGATGACAAAATTCTTCATCTCCAAGGATCAACAGTGATACATTGTTAAATATCTAGTAACTCCTTAAATATCTGGGCAGAGACAGCAAACTGACATGTTGTTCTGTTTAAAATTCCCGCACACAATTTTTGTCATTTCTAACCtgtaaaaaagatttacaaaagacaTCAATGAATGAAAGTCATCAttcagagaagtgtatggtcatccactttgttaGAGGCAATGagagtgcagactgttttctcaatagagaggaaataatgttgaagagtaggagaatataaaagcaaggatgtattgttgaGTATTTATAAAGTGTGGCCTCacttggactgttgagagcagattCAGGCCCCTTAAGTAGAACAGATGTACTTACATTGCAGagcgttcaaaggaaatttacaaaaatatttcaggACTTATAAGGTTTGTcagatgaagaacatttgatggctcgggGCCTCTACTTACTGGAGTTCAGAATAATGAAGGGGCCCTCATTGAAATCGATCTAACATTGAAAAatctcgatagagtggatatggagagtatgttgacaAGAGTGGGGGAGTCGAAACCCAGAGGACGCAGCATCAAAATCGAGCTTTGTTCTttcagaatggaggtgaggaggaatttctttaaccggaGCGTGGTGACTCTGGGGGATTTGCTGCTATGAGTTGCTCTGGAGTCCAAGTAATTGGGTCTATTTTCGGGAAGAgggtgatggattcttgattagtcagggcaggaagggatatggggagaaggcaggagagtgcggctgagatggaaatggactagcttcaatataattatggagaaagacaggactggacctagagttgagatttttgattggagaaaggctaactttgaggggatgcgaagggatttagagagagtggattgggtcaagttgttttatgggaaggatgtaatagagaaatggaggtcatttaagggtgaaattatgagggtacagaatctttatgttcctgttagggtgaaaggaaaggttaaaggtttcagagcaccatggttttcaagggatattagaaatttggttcagaaaaagagggatgtctacaatagatataggcagcatggagtaaaggaattgctcgatgaATATAAAGAGTgtaaaggaatcttaagaaagagattagaaaagctaaaagaagatacgaggttggtttggcaaatagggtgaaagtaaatccgaaaggtttctacagttatattaaaagcaagaggatagtgagggataaaattggtcccttagagaatcagagtggtcagctatgtgtggaaccgaaggagatgggagagattttgaatgatttcttctcttcggtattcactaaggagaaggatattgaattgtctaaggtgtgggaaacaagtaaggaagttgtgGAAccgatgacaattaaagagggggaggtactggcgcttttaagaaatttaaaagtggataaatctccgggacctgacaggatattccccaggaccttgagggaagtttgtgtagaaatagcaggagctctgacggagatctttaatgtGTCATTGGAAACGgagattgtgccagaggattggcgtattgctcatgtggttccattgtttaaaaagggttctagaaggaagcttagcaattatagacctgtcagtttgacatcagtggtgggtaaattaatggaaagtattcttagagatagtatttataattatctggatagacgggatttgattagaagtagccagcatggatttgtgcgtggaaggtcatgtttgacaaaccttattgaattttttgaagaagtaacgaggaatgttgacaagggtaaagcagtggatgtagtctacgtggctgtagtctacatggacttcagcaaagcctttgacaaagttccacatggaagattagttaagaaggttcagtcgttaggtattaatgctggagtaataaaatggattcaacagtggctagatgggagatgccagagagtagtggtggataattgtttatcgggatggaggccggtgacaagcggggtacctcagggatctgttttgggcccaatgttgtttgtaatatacataaatgatctggatgatggggtggtaaattggattagtaagtatgctgatgatactaaggtaggaggtgttttggataatgaggtggattttcaaagcttgcagggagatttatgccagttagaagaatgggctgaacgttggcagatggagtttaatgctgagaagtgtgaggttctacattttggcaggaataatccaaatagaacatacagagtaaatggtagggcattgaggaatgcagaggaacagagagatctaggaatatctgtgcatagttccctgaaagtggagtctcatgtagatagggtggtgaagagggcttttggaacgctggcctttataaatcaaagcattgagtacagaagttgggatgtaatgttaaagttgtacaaggcattggtaaggccaaatttggaatattgtgtgcagttctggtcaccgaattataggaaagatatcaataaattagagagagtgcagagacgatttactaggatgttaccagggtttcaacaattaagttacagagataggttgaacaagttaggtctattcattggagcgtagaaggttgaggggggatttgatcgaggtatttaaaattttgagagggatagatagagttgacgtgaacaggctgtttccattgagagtaggggagattcaaactagaggacatgatttgagagttagggggcagaagtttaagggaaacacgagggggtatttctttactcaaagtgtgatagctgtgtggaatgagcttcctgtagaagtagtagaggccagttcagttgtgtcatttaaggtaaaattggataggcatatggataggaaaggagtggaaggttatgggctgagtgcgggtaggtgggactaggtgagattaagggtttggcacggactaggagggccaagatggcctgtttccgtgctgtgattgttatatggttatatggtaatgaaatggcggagcagactcaatgggccaaacaacctcattctgctcctgtatctgattAATTTTCACAGCCGATATAT encodes:
- the LOC132385785 gene encoding zinc finger protein 234-like, encoding MSFTCADCGKGFTRSSCLLTHQRVHTGEKPFTCSDCGKGFTQSSQLRRHQSLHTGEKPFACSDCGKGFTWSSELKIHQRTHTGERPFTCSDCGKGFIRSSQLKVHQRTHTGERPFTCSVCGKGFTQSSVLKEHQRIHTTERPFTCSDCGKGFTHSSVLKVHQRIHTGERPFTCSDCGKKFTDSSRLQAHQRVHTGERPFTCSDCGKAFTRSSQVMVHQRIHTGERPFSCSECGKRFIHLSDLQVHQRVHTGERPFTCSDCGKAFTRSVELKTHQRIHTGERLFICSDCGKGFIRSYQLKVHQRVHTGERPFTCSDCGRGFIQSSQLMIHQRIHTGERPYACSDCGKRFSQSSDLQTHRRVHTGERPFSCSQCGKRFSQSSHLVTHYRVHTGETV